The genomic DNA CAAGCAGTTTGGAATCATCCGGTAGGCGGCGCTATGGAATGGGATAATGAGCCGTACAACTGGATAGTGGATGCAAATGGTGATGTGAGATGGTATATGAAAGCAGACGAGATAAGAGATCCTGATAATATCTATAAAAAAGGTAATATGATGGGCTTTAGCCAAACCAAAGACGGCTCGCTTCTTTGGGGAATGGGTCAAAGATATATGAAGTATGATCTTTTAGGAAGACAAATTTATGATAGAAAACTTCCTGCTGGTTATATAGATTTTTCTCACCATATAGAAGAGATGCCAAACGGTCATATACTTATGCGCGTTGCAAGTAGCGATCAAAAAAGAAGCGACGGTAAAAACGTAAGAACAGTAAGAGACGTGATCATAGAAGTAGATGAGAGTGGCAACGTAATAGATGAGTGGAAACTTTATAAAATACTTGATCCTTATAGAGACGTCAATATCTTAGCTCTTGATCAAGGCGCGGTTTGCTTAAACGTAGATGCGAGCAAAGCAGGAACTACAACCGATAAAGAAGCTCTTGAAGATCCAAATGCGGCTTTTGGCGATATAGCAGGAGTCGGCGCAGGTAGAAACTGGGCTCACGTAAATAGTGTAAATTACGATCCAAACGATGATAGCATAGTAGTTTCAGTACGTCACCAAAGTGCGGTTGTAAAAATCACTCGCGATAAAAAAGTAAAATGGATACTAGCTCCAAAAGCAGGCTGGAACAAAGAGCTTGCTACTAAGCTTTTAACTCCTGTAGATAAGAGCGGTAAAAAGTTAGATTGTGACGACAACGGAGTTTGCGAAAACAGCGATTTTGACTTTACTTGGACTCAACATACCGCTTATAAAATAAACGAAAAAAGTGATAAAAGCAAGTATGCTCTAAGTGTGTTTGATAACGGCGATGCAAGACATAACGAACAACCAGCCATTCCTACTATGAAGTATAGCCGCGCAGTCGAGTACGCTATAGATGAGAAAAAAATGACCGTCAAACAAGTATGGGAATACGGTAAAGACCGTGGATTTGACTGGTACAGCCCGATAACTTCAGTTGTAGAGTATCAAAAAGATAAAGATTCTATGTTTGTGTATTCTGCTACTGCAGGACTTGGAAAAATGCTACAAAAAATAGGAAAAACAGAGCCTATCATAAATGAGATAGATTACGGTACGCAAAAAGTCGGTGTAGAGATGAAATTTACGAATATGGGCTTAACCATAGGCTATAGAGCGCTTCCTATCAGTACGAAAGAAGCTTTTAGCAAATAGCTATTTACTTACAAAAAACATCTTAGAAGAGCTTGTTCATCTAAGATGTTTAATCTATTTTTTAAATTTATACCTTAAAAACATATTTTCTGCATTTTTTAAATTTAAATATGATAAAATTAGTATAAATTAAATCAAAAGGTCGTTTTGTGGGTGATTTTTTAAGTCAAATTTGGGGTATATCTAAACTCTATATAAAGAACGATTATAAAAGAGTAGTTTCTAGCGATGAAGCTGCTATTTTGCTCTGTGTTTCGCCGAAAAATTATGATAGATACTTAACTCTTGTTAGTTTTAAAGAGATATTTAAAAGACTTGAGCTAGATCTTAACGAGTATAGCGTTCAGCTTATGCAAATTGCGGTTTTAAACGGTATTTCTAGCCTTGAGATAGATTTTGATAGTACAAAAAAATCTTTAGAAGAGTTGGCTAAAAACGATATTATATCTTTTAGTGATTTTAAACGCATAACCCAGTTTCTAGACTCTTTGAGATTAGCTAAAAAGCGATCTTTAGATAAACAAGGCTCAGCTTTTCACAAGAACTTAGAAACATTAAACGAAATTTGTTTAGATTTGAAAAAATACGGCTACAAAGAGCTTGAAAAACGCATAAATTTGGCTTACGATAGTGCAAATAATTCGAAATTTTACCTAGCTGTTACCGGAGTTATAAATGCAGGAAAGTCAAGTACTCTTAACGCTCTTATGAAAAAACAGCTGCTTGGCGCTTCGAATATTCCAGAAACCGCAAATTTAAGCATCATTACATACAGTAAAGATGAGTTTGCAAAGGTTGTATTTTGGAGCGAAGATGAGCTGATTAAAATGGGACTGGAGCCAAAAAAACTTATTTCAAAAAAAGTAGATATAGGTGAGCTAAAAAACTATACTACCGCAGCAAACGAGATAAGCAGATATGTAAAAGAGGTCATTTTAGGTATTGATTTAGATATTTTAAAAGACGGAATAAATATAGTAGATACTCCAGGACTTGATGATGCCGTTGTGCTTAGAGAGGAACTTACAAAAGCATATATGCAAGAGAGCGATTTTACTTTGCATCTTATGAACGCGTCTCAAAGTGCTACAAAAAAAGATATAAGTTTTATAATAAATACTCTTAAAAACGGTAAAAGCGGCGGACTTATTATAGTGCTAACTCATATTGATAAACTTAGTAAAAATGATTTAAAAGAGGTTTTAAACTACACAAAAAATAGCATAAAAACAGAGCTTAACGATTATGGATTTAGTGAAGAGCTTGCTAGAGATACACAGTATTTTATGGTATCAGCGGTGCAAAATGAAGGTATAGACGAATTAAAAAACTATCTTTATGAGAGCTTCTTTGGCCCAAATTCAAAAAAAGCGACCCTTATAATAGATAATTATAAAAAAGAGCTAACTCATATAATTAATTTTATAACAAAAGATCTAAAATATCGCAATAGCGTGATAAACGGCGATGCTAAAGAGTTCGGCCAAAAACTCGCTTTACTTGAAAATGAGCTAGAAAAATTAAATTTCAATTTAAGCGAGATAAATAGCGAACTTGATAATTTAAATAAAAATCTTGATTATAGTAACTTAAACGAGTTTAGTACCTTAAAAAGTATATCTTCTAGGCTAAAAGATAGAATAGTAAGCGATGTTAAGTATGCAAACTCCAAAAAGCAAAAAGTTGATTTTGATAGAACGAATGTTATATTAGAAAGTGGATTTAGAGATATGTTTATAGACTTTTTTAGGGATTTTAAACATAAAATAAGTAAAGATATAGAGTCGTTTTACGAGATTTTAAAGCTAAAATTAAATACCAAAGATGAAATTATAAATTTACCAAATATCAAAGAGTATTTAGACGCAAATATGCCGAAAATATCTTATGAAAAACTGAAAACTCAAGTAAAAGATAGCATTAAAAGTAGCCAAAATATCGAAACTCTAAGTTCGACTTTAATTAAACTTTTTGATGATTTTATAGCCGGGTTAAATTTGAAAAACGAGCTAAATAGGCTAGCATCTCTTTGTACAAATGAGTTTATAAATAGCATAGAAAAACAGACGACGCAGATGAAAATGGCTTTAGAGTTAAAAAAAAGTGAACTACAAAGTTTTATAGGAGAAACTATGCAAGAAAGTAACGCTAAAGAGTTGCTTAGAAAAGATATAGAAGAAAAGTTATTAAATTTAGAAGAAATTCATAATAGGATAATTGCGTGTTAAAAGAATTTATAAAAGAGTATAAAAGACTATACGATACTAGTTTTAATCCCGGTTTTAAAGGGGAATTTGAAAAATTCTATAAACTTTTAACTGAGCCTAAGTTTCATCCTAGCGGATTTTTATTTGATAGATTGAATTTTTTAAACTCATTAAATTATGAACCGCCTATAGTGGCCGTAGTAGGGCAGTTTAGCAGTGGAAAATCCAGCTTTTTAAATGCTCTTTTAGGAAGCGATATACTACCTACTGGAGTTGTTCCTGTCACAGCAAAACCTACATATATAAAGTACGCGCCGAATCTTATGCTAAAAGCTCTTTTCTTTGATGGAAGACAGGAGTATCATAGTATCGATGAGCTTGGAGCTTTTGTGGATCAAAGAGTTAGCTTAAAAGATGTTAAATGTCTTAATATCTACGCTCCAAACGAGATTTTAAAAAAAGTTAGTTTCATAGATACTCCTGGTCTTAACTCAAGAAGCGACGCCGATACGTATGAAACAAAGCAAATTTTAAAAGAAGCAGTAGCGCTCATATGGATAAGTCTTATAGATAATGCAGCAAGAAAAAGTGAGTTAGACGAGCTAAATCTTATACCAAATTCGCTAAGACAAAATGCGATTTGTCTTCTAAATCAAAAAGATAAACTTAGCTCAAGCGAGATACAAAATGTACTTAGCCATTCTAAAACTACATATGAAAATTATTTTAGCGATATACTTCCGGTATCTGCGAAGATGCAAAAAGAGGGTTCTAAAGATAGCGGTTTTGAGCAGGTTTTTAAATTTATAGATAGATTAAATGAAAATAAAGAACAGTTTATAATATCTGAATGCTCTAAAATACTTGATTCAAACAGGGCGCAAAATGAGAAATTTATAGCTATTTTAGATGAGTTGGGAGATATTTTTGACGATTTTTGTATAAGCTGCGACTCTAAGCTTAGATGCCTTGAAAAAGAGTATTTAGATAAATTCGGACTATTTTTTGAAACTATTAAACAAAATGCGGCTCTTATAGCAAGCGAGATAAATGGCTGTTTGAAAAGTGAAAAAAAGTCATATTTTAGACCTAAAAACGGTATCTTTCACAAAGATAGTTATGAAAAAATACAATACGAAAGAGTTATGTTACAAGGCGATGAAGTTCTTTCTAAACTCATTTATAACGATGATAAACTAAATAAGGTTTTTAAAAAATTTAAGCGCGATCTGGGTGAATTTCAAAGCAAAATTATTGCCGATTTGTCCGCTGTTTTTGATGAATTGAAAGATGAGGTTTTAGTCTATAAAGCAAAATATGAGAGCTTAAGAAAAAGTGATTCTTTGCATTCTGATGTATTATTTGCAGATATTAGAAAGTTTAGCAGTGAAGTTTATGCGCTGTTTTTGAATGAGTTTGAGAAGTCGCTTTTTGATAAGTATGCAAAGCTTGGACTATTTTTTGAAAGAGTTTTTA from Campylobacter fetus subsp. fetus includes the following:
- a CDS encoding aryl-sulfate sulfotransferase, which encodes MKTKILSSILVAGLLLGVGATNALGVGGASGPVTYKSVGKIGAVKMNPYKMAPLTAVILNGGYDLSDAKVTVKAKGEKGIDISYDVSNSQLLTHGGIPVFGLYADYVNKVEVSYKRNGEAMSETYSIYAPPVFMNVTGTNQTSVLPKAEVVKMDPKFKDRLYFINHIVRASTPDSGQAVWNHPVGGAMEWDNEPYNWIVDANGDVRWYMKADEIRDPDNIYKKGNMMGFSQTKDGSLLWGMGQRYMKYDLLGRQIYDRKLPAGYIDFSHHIEEMPNGHILMRVASSDQKRSDGKNVRTVRDVIIEVDESGNVIDEWKLYKILDPYRDVNILALDQGAVCLNVDASKAGTTTDKEALEDPNAAFGDIAGVGAGRNWAHVNSVNYDPNDDSIVVSVRHQSAVVKITRDKKVKWILAPKAGWNKELATKLLTPVDKSGKKLDCDDNGVCENSDFDFTWTQHTAYKINEKSDKSKYALSVFDNGDARHNEQPAIPTMKYSRAVEYAIDEKKMTVKQVWEYGKDRGFDWYSPITSVVEYQKDKDSMFVYSATAGLGKMLQKIGKTEPIINEIDYGTQKVGVEMKFTNMGLTIGYRALPISTKEAFSK
- a CDS encoding dynamin family protein — protein: MGDFLSQIWGISKLYIKNDYKRVVSSDEAAILLCVSPKNYDRYLTLVSFKEIFKRLELDLNEYSVQLMQIAVLNGISSLEIDFDSTKKSLEELAKNDIISFSDFKRITQFLDSLRLAKKRSLDKQGSAFHKNLETLNEICLDLKKYGYKELEKRINLAYDSANNSKFYLAVTGVINAGKSSTLNALMKKQLLGASNIPETANLSIITYSKDEFAKVVFWSEDELIKMGLEPKKLISKKVDIGELKNYTTAANEISRYVKEVILGIDLDILKDGINIVDTPGLDDAVVLREELTKAYMQESDFTLHLMNASQSATKKDISFIINTLKNGKSGGLIIVLTHIDKLSKNDLKEVLNYTKNSIKTELNDYGFSEELARDTQYFMVSAVQNEGIDELKNYLYESFFGPNSKKATLIIDNYKKELTHIINFITKDLKYRNSVINGDAKEFGQKLALLENELEKLNFNLSEINSELDNLNKNLDYSNLNEFSTLKSISSRLKDRIVSDVKYANSKKQKVDFDRTNVILESGFRDMFIDFFRDFKHKISKDIESFYEILKLKLNTKDEIINLPNIKEYLDANMPKISYEKLKTQVKDSIKSSQNIETLSSTLIKLFDDFIAGLNLKNELNRLASLCTNEFINSIEKQTTQMKMALELKKSELQSFIGETMQESNAKELLRKDIEEKLLNLEEIHNRIIAC
- a CDS encoding dynamin family protein, which translates into the protein MLKEFIKEYKRLYDTSFNPGFKGEFEKFYKLLTEPKFHPSGFLFDRLNFLNSLNYEPPIVAVVGQFSSGKSSFLNALLGSDILPTGVVPVTAKPTYIKYAPNLMLKALFFDGRQEYHSIDELGAFVDQRVSLKDVKCLNIYAPNEILKKVSFIDTPGLNSRSDADTYETKQILKEAVALIWISLIDNAARKSELDELNLIPNSLRQNAICLLNQKDKLSSSEIQNVLSHSKTTYENYFSDILPVSAKMQKEGSKDSGFEQVFKFIDRLNENKEQFIISECSKILDSNRAQNEKFIAILDELGDIFDDFCISCDSKLRCLEKEYLDKFGLFFETIKQNAALIASEINGCLKSEKKSYFRPKNGIFHKDSYEKIQYERVMLQGDEVLSKLIYNDDKLNKVFKKFKRDLGEFQSKIIADLSAVFDELKDEVLVYKAKYESLRKSDSLHSDVLFADIRKFSSEVYALFLNEFEKSLFDKYAKLGLFFERVFIKVTQNYQNAVKLSVSFIEQKCQKASDDYESDPIAFSLYYPQLSEINERLLTNLSYYEFENDFIGSSTFISKFINELIGNFKDIKDENLKYISALKERYALNLKELEIKFYF